In the Streptomyces sp. SJL17-4 genome, GTGCGCGGTCACGGACTACCCCTCGGCCCGGCACATCACCCACGAGTACGACGGCCCGGTCGCCGCGGAGGGGCTGCGCTCGGTGATCGCGGTGCCCGTCGTCGTACGCCGCAGGGTGCGCGGGGTCCTGTACGGGGCGCTGCGCGACGCCCTGCCGATCGGCGAGCGGGTCTTCGACGCGGCGGTCGCGGCGGCCCGTGACGTGGAGCAGGCGCTGGCCGTACGGGACGAGGTCGGCCGCCTCGACACTCCGCCGGCCACGGCGCCGTCCTGGGAGGAGGTCCGCCAGGCGTACGGGGAGCTGCGCGAACTGGCCCCGATGGTCCCGGACCCGGAGCTGCGGGAGCGGCTGCTCGCGGTCTGCGGCCGGCTGGAGACGGCCTCGGGGGCGCCCCGTGACCTGCCGGGGGTGGCGCTGACCCCCCGGGAGACGGACGTGCTCGCGGCGGTGGCC is a window encoding:
- a CDS encoding helix-turn-helix transcriptional regulator — encoded protein: MPEQRETAELRAALLRLRRGSGLPVVFGGLLQDGRAMRIGETCGAVTPALHGLTISTGSGLGGKCLALSRPCAVTDYPSARHITHEYDGPVAAEGLRSVIAVPVVVRRRVRGVLYGALRDALPIGERVFDAAVAAARDVEQALAVRDEVGRLDTPPATAPSWEEVRQAYGELRELAPMVPDPELRERLLAVCGRLETASGAPRDLPGVALTPRETDVLAAVASGATNATAAARLGLRPETVKGYLRSAMRKLGAHTRLEAVVAARRAGALP